TGGGGAGTCTCTTCCCAGGCCTCCTAGAGGGAGTGAGGAGGGGAGGATGATGCACTGGGGTCCCCGTCAGAGGCTGTGGGGGcagagggatggggggagggagggtttGGATCGGAACCGTCCCCAGACTCACACTTACATAGATTAGGAATTTGAGCTTCCGTTTCAGGTTCCGGTATTTCTTCTTGTAGTCCACCTCGACGTCCGCTTGCCCATTCATGGCTGACCAGGGAAGTCACACCCACCTGGGGCGTCCGATGCCCAATCTTACTCAGGCTCGGGCTACAGGCCCTGCGGGGGAGGGCCCCCCCAAGGCCCGGGGAGAACCGTTACCTACTCCCCACCGCACAACAGGCACTCGCCGGCGCACAACTTCCGGAATCTGCCTTCCCACTTCTACTTGagactacaattcccagaagCCCCCGCGCAGAGGTTTCTTCAGAGAGATTGTGGCACGAGAAAGATACCAGAGTAAGGGAAATGTGCGTGCGCAGtcaccagcaaaaaaaaaaaaaggggggggattaACTATGGCTCAGCGGCGGTATGGTCCAACGGGCGCGTAGAGACGCGATGACGTCACGAAAGACGACCAAAGACGTTGGTCGTCCCATAACTTCGCTTGAGAAGTTAAAAGTTCCCTGGAGTGAATTACAACGTTCACTTTTCTGAAAGCCGATCATCTCCTTCTCTGCATTTTTATACTCATGATGTTGCGTTGGAAGAATTAGGATCACGTTCAGAAGTCGCGAAATGAATACGTCACACCGGAGCGCGGCGGAAGCGCCTGCAGCGATTTATCCAAGCAAGGCTGAGTACTTCTTTTCGAAAAAGACAGAAACTACAAAATTGACAATTCCACTCGGGGGCCGCTTCCTGCCGCCTGGCTAGTAGGCCGCCTGCGCAACTTACTACCTACAATTTTTGGCTCCGCCCCGATTGAGGCAAAACTACGGTGGCCTGGAAGGGGACGAGCGGGTGCGAGAAAGAGGCCGCGGTAGGGGTGGGGAAAAGGCGGGAGCTGTGGGAGCAGGACAGGGGGCGGAGTAAGATGGCGCGGGAACGCGAGATGCAGGACTTCATCCGGAGCCTCTTCCGGGGTCGCCCCGACctgaggtgagaggggagaagggacagggggaagagaagggagacgAGAGAGGGTTCCGGACCCCCAGTAGCAGGGCTTCAAGAGAGGCCTTTCCCCTCCCTGCCCCGGGTGGGCCGCGCCCGGCTGCGCCCCGCTCGGGCGCCCTATGGGGAGGGGCGCCCGGGCCCGCCCCCGCTCCTTCCCCTTGACTCTGTGTCCCGCCTCCCAGCGTGCTGACCCACTCCATCGTGAGGCAGAAGTACCTGGCCCATGTGGGCCTGGACCACCTGGAGCCCGAGGACAAGAAGAAGCTGAAGAGGCTGGTGGAAGAGGAGCTGCTGAAAATGCAGGTGGAGGTGGGCCTGGCTCTCGCCGcgatgtggggaggggaggcacCTAGTGCCCCTCCACTGACCTCCCCCCCTTCAATTCTggcagggggaggaagaggaggaggagaaggaggaagaggaagaggaggaggaagaggaggagctgCTGTCTGGGGACCAGGACCGAGGCAAGCGACCCCTCAGCCCAAACAGCTCCTCCAGAACATCTCaggtgaagaagaggaagaaaccgTGCATCAACTCAGAGACAGGTCAGCCCCACCAGCAAGCAGCAGGAGGGCCCCAAGGGGCTGCCTACTTCTTGCTGGTGGATCTAAGATAGCAGCTGGGAATGTTGTCTTTGGCACAACAAGGACTTAGAACCTGGGTGCTGGGTATTTTTCATCATCCCATCCACTTTCCCTCccgttgtcattttctctttgaccACCTCCTTCAACTTAAACCTAGTTGTCCACCTACCCTGGGATGGAAGAGAGTCGGGAAAAGGTCTGGGGAGGGCCTAGAATAACCACAGGCAAGAAAGTTTTCATCTGCTTATCTGCCTTCCTTATATATTCCAGAACACAGCTCAGATGACTCAGGCCTTGATCCCCAGCCCATGAGACCTCTGAGCTGCCCAAGGTCCCTGGCAGGGAATGGTATAACAAGGCAGGATTGCTGCTCAGTTGAGGAGGGGATGATGGAGGCTGAGAAGGTTCTAAGGCCTGCCAGGAAAATGACAGCTAAGGAGAATGAGGACtctgaagaagaggaggaggaagaagaggagtttAGGGCCTTTGTAAGAAAGAAGGGAGTAAAGGAAGTATTGGAGGAAGAGAGTGAAAGCAGAAGTGAGGAAGAAACATGTCACAAACAGAAGGGTAGGgttggaaagaaggaagcaacaaAGCTAGGTAAGGAGGAGCCGAAAGTAAATCCTAGCGTGAAGGCAGTAAGGAAAGTGGCACAGGTGTCTGAGAGTGATCAGACTGACAGTGAGGGGGGGAACAGACTTATACCTCAGAAGAAGGGACCAAAAAACTCAGAGGAAATGAAGGATTATTCTTCCAGGAAAAGGGTGGTGGGAAAGCtaatgaaagaggaaagcagCGAAGATGAGGAGAAAAAAGACCTGCTGAGGAAGagggaaacaaaacaaatcacTGAAGAGACCATTAGACTCAAAGGAAGTTCTGGGAAGAAGGGAATGAGAAAACTGGCAAAAGACAATAGCATGAGTAGtgatgaggagaaagaggaaagcaaTAGTTATTGC
The window above is part of the Monodelphis domestica isolate mMonDom1 chromosome 7, mMonDom1.pri, whole genome shotgun sequence genome. Proteins encoded here:
- the HIRIP3 gene encoding HIRA-interacting protein 3 isoform X2; the encoded protein is MAREREMQDFIRSLFRGRPDLSVLTHSIVRQKYLAHVGLDHLEPEDKKKLKRLVEEELLKMQGEEEEEEKEEEEEEEEEEELLSGDQDRGKRPLSPNSSSRTSQVKKRKKPCINSETEHSSDDSGLDPQPMRPLSCPRSLAGNGITRQDCCSVEEGMMEAEKVLRPARKMTAKENEDSEEEEEEEEEFRAFVRKKGVKEVLEEESESRSEEETCHKQKGRVGKKEATKLGKEEPKVNPSVKAVRKVAQVSESDQTDSEGGNRLIPQKKGPKNSEEMKDYSSRKRVVGKLMKEESSEDEEKKDLLRKRETKQITEETIRLKGSSGKKGMRKLAKDNSMSSDEEKEESNSYCRDQKSRGRNRGGRRTKTTRNWGPPRGGKRSEKQSESSGEEESDNKGKEDSGKTGEEESENSSEAEKEMEKVPSEDSEEESRTDDSNKSSSRKKGTKNTEDESEASEEEEEKTGRIKKKAKNTEDESEASEEERTGRTKKKEAKRGRVRPSSTSSQDSSPEPKSGKGSRKGEDHPAVVRLKRYIRACGAHRNYKRLLGSCRSHQERLRVLKAELQDLGLEGNPSLEKCRAVKERREEAAEMASLDVSNIISSSGRSRRRNAWNPRGEVGLPQEELYHRRALDSDGDEPRAHPPPTDWSNLRGIISSDGESD
- the HIRIP3 gene encoding HIRA-interacting protein 3 isoform X1 — protein: MAREREMQDFIRSLFRGRPDLSVLTHSIVRQKYLAHVGLDHLEPEDKKKLKRLVEEELLKMQVEGEEEEEEKEEEEEEEEEEELLSGDQDRGKRPLSPNSSSRTSQVKKRKKPCINSETEHSSDDSGLDPQPMRPLSCPRSLAGNGITRQDCCSVEEGMMEAEKVLRPARKMTAKENEDSEEEEEEEEEFRAFVRKKGVKEVLEEESESRSEEETCHKQKGRVGKKEATKLGKEEPKVNPSVKAVRKVAQVSESDQTDSEGGNRLIPQKKGPKNSEEMKDYSSRKRVVGKLMKEESSEDEEKKDLLRKRETKQITEETIRLKGSSGKKGMRKLAKDNSMSSDEEKEESNSYCRDQKSRGRNRGGRRTKTTRNWGPPRGGKRSEKQSESSGEEESDNKGKEDSGKTGEEESENSSEAEKEMEKVPSEDSEEESRTDDSNKSSSRKKGTKNTEDESEASEEEEEKTGRIKKKAKNTEDESEASEEERTGRTKKKEAKRGRVRPSSTSSQDSSPEPKSGKGSRKGEDHPAVVRLKRYIRACGAHRNYKRLLGSCRSHQERLRVLKAELQDLGLEGNPSLEKCRAVKERREEAAEMASLDVSNIISSSGRSRRRNAWNPRGEVGLPQEELYHRRALDSDGDEPRAHPPPTDWSNLRGIISSDGESD